In Candidatus Poribacteria bacterium, the genomic window AGACACGTATCACTGTAGCGATGCCGAGTTGTTATTTCTGCACGTTTGAAGGGAGCATCGGTATGATCCGGCATTGTGAATGTAACTATGTGCCGGGTGTGATGCGGCTTGGAGAGATGTATGATGTTGCGGGCTTAATCGCGCCACGCCCGTTCTGTGCGATTGCTGGACGCGATGACGGTATTTTTCCGATTGACCACGTTGCGTTGGCTTATGAACGGTTAAAGTCAATCTATGCGACCGCGGGTGTTGCGGACAGGTGTGCGCTTTTTATCGGTGAGGGTGGACATCGGTATTACAAAGCCGGGGCATGGCCCTTTTTGCGACGGTATTTCTCGGAATAGATGTGAATTATCGCGAGCCTTTTTTGATTGCCCACAACGTTTTCAGGATGATCTTAATATCCAAGCCGAGGGACCAGTTTTCGATATAGTATCGGTCGTAAGAGACCCGTTCTTCAAGGGAGGTATTGCCCCGTAAGCCGTTGACTTGTGCCCAACCCGTCATACCCGACTTGACGCGCTGCCGCGCGAGATAGTGGGGTATGGATTCTCGGAATATGTCGATGAGTCCGGACATCTCCGGTCGGGGTCCAACGAGACTCATATCCCCTTTGAGGACGTTGAAGAATTGGGGTAGTTCGTCTAAACTCCAACGTCTGAGGAATTTTCCGAATGAAGTCTCTCGTGGATCGTCATCTTTTGCCCATACGTGTCCGACTTTCTCTTCGGCATCGGCGTGCATGGAGCGGAATTTGTAGATGTTGAATCGCTTTCCGGCTCTACCGACGCGCTCTTGGCGGAAAATTACTTTACCGGATGAAGTCAGGCGGATCGCTACCGCAATTGTTAACATGAGTGGACTTAGCAATATCAAGGCAATCAGGCTGAAAACGATGTCTATAAGACGTTTGACGATGCCCTGCATGCCCTGCATCGGGGTTTCTCGGAGTCGTAGCACCGGTATGTCATCGAAAAAGGTGATAGCCGTGCCGCTTCTGATAAACTCGGAGAGCTCAGGGAGTAAGTTTATTTGGACAGGCAGCCCTTCGCAGGCGTGGAGAATCTGTAGAATGGTGTCATTAGACACTGTAGGCGATGCGATGAAGAGCGTGTCAAGTCGATGCGTTTGCACCAATTCGAGGATGTCTTGACTTTCGCCGAGATATGGCAATTGGTTGTCGGCTATCGGCTGTTGGTCTTCAGCGCTTGGTTGGAAGGCTGGAAGGCTGGAAGATTGGGGGACCTTTACTTCATCAATTATGCCTAACAGTTTGTAACCGCTATTCGCTCTCGCTTTCAAGGCATTAATCAACTTTTCGCCGCGCGCCTCATAACCGACGATTGCGACGCGCTGGACACCGATCTCCTGCGCGTGAATCGCCTGTCGGAATCGGTAAAGGACGAGTCGTCCCAGAAACAGCCAGACGAGACTGAATCCAGAGGCGAGCAGCATGACCCAACGCGAGTAGGCATCGTGGTGGAAAATAAAAAAGAGCGCGGCTAATGTAGCGATGAGCGCGATACCGGTGGCTTTACAGAGCGTCCAGAACGCTGAAAGTGTGGCGTTGTTTTCAGGACGATAGAGTTTTAGTGCTTTTAGCGTCATTAAC contains:
- a CDS encoding undecaprenyl-phosphate glucose phosphotransferase, with protein sequence MTNKTLDHLLITLTVLFDLGFVATAVVVAYWVRFESGWTPEVLALHKGGAPPLDDYFRLIPLMAIIWLMTLKALKLYRPENNATLSAFWTLCKATGIALIATLAALFFIFHHDAYSRWVMLLASGFSLVWLFLGRLVLYRFRQAIHAQEIGVQRVAIVGYEARGEKLINALKARANSGYKLLGIIDEVKVPQSSSLPAFQPSAEDQQPIADNQLPYLGESQDILELVQTHRLDTLFIASPTVSNDTILQILHACEGLPVQINLLPELSEFIRSGTAITFFDDIPVLRLRETPMQGMQGIVKRLIDIVFSLIALILLSPLMLTIAVAIRLTSSGKVIFRQERVGRAGKRFNIYKFRSMHADAEEKVGHVWAKDDDPRETSFGKFLRRWSLDELPQFFNVLKGDMSLVGPRPEMSGLIDIFRESIPHYLARQRVKSGMTGWAQVNGLRGNTSLEERVSYDRYYIENWSLGLDIKIILKTLWAIKKGSR